In Porites lutea chromosome 1, jaPorLute2.1, whole genome shotgun sequence, a single genomic region encodes these proteins:
- the LOC140946275 gene encoding uncharacterized protein isoform X2: MLTLSFFKWNGKSPSSPVMGFFLVLMARPRKYGFQDYSAIEEKYHTNYKHIQLKTSYLCTTETTDPVQGIEQLYNEDGIIKSNRYPLQQLLMPWFFLSAGGNKKKSRQLHGMVLYTT, encoded by the exons ATGCTGACTCTTAGTTTCTTTAAATGGAATGGCAAGTCTCCATCTTCTCCTGTGATGGGATTTTTTTTGGTGCTGATGGCAAGG ccacgTAAATACGGATTTCAAGATTACAGTGCCATTGAAGAGAAATATCACACAAATTACAAGCACATACAGTTAAAAACTAGTTATTTATGCACAACTGAAACCACTGACCCAGTGCAAGGGATTGAACAGCTCTACAATGAAGAT gGAATCATTAAAAGCAACAGATACCCTCTTCAGCAGTTACTGATGCCCTGGTTTTTCCTGAGTGCAGGagggaataagaaaaaaagtagaCAACTTCATGGAATGGTGTTGTACACAACATAA